A genome region from Pyrenophora tritici-repentis strain M4 chromosome 9, whole genome shotgun sequence includes the following:
- a CDS encoding Cwf-Cwc-15 domain containing protein has translation MATQIAHPSLPFDQDAGFQKNTQPAWKGKEKAKAKQLHATAEDDSDGQNGPGLSSSSNKKELIANGEDGGGEIEEVQRSDEELDTETEEEDDDPFASSGSSDSEAPPDEDEAIVAARKQAKRDRKKGETDEQRNARRQATKARRALQDGRQVAETANAGMVGYMEARKERKPPSERPQKVEKIWRGLYPMVKTWWKEGGKEIPQAHMRSINAAQSKIRKYCETLINTPEQVEATHRYHREWPLKAKKIRSTHIGVSDTQLEPILTEAERDFRQKIGMKDYSKDGEETLADLQHKYGFPYELLHGQIHAMGKELEILKDLPKDNSHKTRVERLEKDVQNEAPGKQKQRLERRLEKAKGARVENDKKTTAFLRGVLLFMESLSDLGIAPASVISGTAMTEFHTFLKSSDQHQELYQKLSQELERPTLEQVESWELVANPVYELVETMRDRNGMVTDKQIETVKEQMEVVTTYNKKLQLANKENGLEANMNSVPVSILTEMMNEWQAGHSDIVDTNLERLLDQLRTEEPAKDVLKSLETRIAPASSARLEAPANPKRSEAILHPKTPIASGVPKIPEMAGSGNSTRSVSTPPTPSRNVLEKDLLDMDIDSMSLDNDRIKSFTYDNGETEFGTLVATRASLSENPRFHRFIVNAGVGEEKWEFFQVIRGSDLGPGGAESMPEDKEMKFDLRDRKKNLKAHPLCEVGPCVVMSRAEGYVCRARTKPHQPDTYIRVTYTGLDTADWLSKTEFIQLAGKRYAERKLASLVPAYYQREKYFAACKAQKRHPKTKMPLTAEDLENSPWLFPEEDRLSYSYGEVDEEVDEEEETASSPLATNFGNASISEAFSKAREPLPGYNTHKNELDKETDEEL, from the coding sequence ATGGCCACCCAAATTGCCCATCCCTCTCTCCCTTTCGACCAAGACGCTGGGTTCCAGAAAAACACTCAGCCAGCTTGGAAAGGAAAAGAAAAGGCTAAGGCTAAACAGCTACATGCAACAGCAGAAGACGATTCCGACGGGCAGAATGGCCCTGGATTGAGCAGCAGTAGCAACAAAAAGGAACTCATCGCCAATGGAGAAGACGGCGGTGGCGAGATTGAGGAAGTGCAGCGCAGTGACGAGGAACTTGATACAGAGacggaagaagaagatgatgatCCCTTCGCTTCCTCTGGATCTTCTGATTCGGAAGCTCCTCCCGATGAAGATGAAGCAATTGTTGCAGCTCGCAAACAGGCAAAGCGTGATCGGAAGAAGGGTGAGACAGATGAGCAACGAAACGCGCGAAGACAGGCGACCAAGGCACGCCGAGCATTACAGGACGGGCGCCAAGTTGCAGAGACTGCTAACGCAGGAATGGTTGGTTACATGGAAGCACGCAAAGAGAGAAAGCCGCCATCTGAACGTCCACAAAAAGTTGAAAAAATATGGCGCGGCCTATATCCCATGGTGAAGACTTGGTGGAAGGAGGGTGGGAAAGAAATACCTCAGGCGCATATGCGTTCTATCAACGCCGCGCAGTCCAAGATTAGAAAGTACTGCGAAACGCTAATCAATACGCCTGAGCAAGTTGAGGCTACCCACCGTTACCATCGCGAGTGGCCCCTTAAAGCAAAGAAGATTCGATCTACTCATATTGGAGTCTCAGATACGCAGCTGGAGCCTATCTTGACGGAAGCAGAGAGGGATTTTCGGCAAAAAATCGGTATGAAGGATTATAGCAAAGATGGCGAGGAAACTTTAGCCGACCTTCAACATAAATATGGATTTCCATATGAGTTACTTCATGGTCAAATTCATGCTATGGGAAAAGAACTCGAGATTCTCAAAGACCTCCCAAAGGATAACTCCCACAAGACTAGAGTAGAGCGCCTTGAGAAAGATGTACAAAATGAGGCTCCCGGGAAGCAAAAGCAAAGACTTGAGAGGAGACTGGAGAAGGCGAAGGGAGCGAGGGTAGAAAATGACAAAAAGACCACTGCGTTCCTACGCGGGGTATTGTTGTTCATGGAGAGTTTGTCTGATCTTGGTATTGCCCCAGCATCAGTCATATCGGGCACAGCAATGACGGAATTTCACACCTTCCTCAAGTCTTCAGACCAACACCAGGAGCTTTATCAAAAGCTATCTCAAGAACTAGAAAGGCCAACCCTCGAGCAGGTAGAGTCCTGGGAGTTAGTAGCTAACCCAGTATACGAACTTGTAGAAACAATGCGCGATCGAAACGGGATGGTTACAGACAAGCAGATAGAGACTGTGAAGGAGCAAATGGAGGTGGTCACCACGTACAACAAGAAGTTACAGCTTGCGAACAAGGAGAATGGCCTCGAAGCAAATATGAACTCGGTGCCTGTCTCAATACTGACCGAGATGATGAATGAGTGGCAAGCCGGTCACTCAGATATCGTGGATACCAACCTGGAAAGGCTACTGGACCAACTCCGTACTGAAGAGCCTGCTAAGGATGTTTTGAAGTCTTTAGAAACTCGTATCGCTCCTGCCAGTTCTGCGCGTCTCGAAGCTCCCGCCAATCCTAAGCGCTCTGAAGCTATTTTGCACCCTAAAACTCCCATCGCTTCTGGTGTTCCTAAAATACCAGAGATGGCCGGATCGGGTAACTCTACGCGCTCAGTATCAACACCACCTACCCCTAGCAGGAATGTATTGGAGAAAGACCTACTTGATATGGATATCGATTCAATGTCGCTAGATAACGACCGTATTAAATCCTTTACATACGATAATGGAGAGACTGAGTTTGGCACGCTGGTAGCAACTCGCGCTTCTCTATCAGAAAATCCACGCTTCCATCGGTTCATTGTCAACGCTGGCGTAGGAGAAGAGAAATGGGAATTCTTCCAGGTTATTAGGGGAAGCGATTTGGGCCCAGGAGGCGCTGAAAGCATGCCCGAAGACAAAGAGATGAAGTTTGATTTGAGAGACAGGAAGAAAAACCTCAAAGCTCACCCTCTATGTGAGGTCGGCCCTTGTGTAGTTATGTCCCGTGCGGAGGGATATGTCTGCCGTGCTCGTACCAAGCCACATCAACCGGACACATACATCAGAGTGACCTATACGGGGCTTGATACTGCAGATTGGTTGAGCAAGACTGAATTTATCCAGCTTGCTGGGAAAAGATATGCGGAGCGGAAGCTAGCCAGTTTGGTTCCAGCTTACTACCAAAGGGAGAAATACTTTGCAGCCTGCAAAGCTCAGAAGCGGCATCCCAAGACGAAGATGCCTCTGACAGCCGAGGATCTGGAGAATTCTCCATGGCTATTCCCAGAAGAAGACAGACTTTCGTACAGTTACGGGGAAGTCGACGAAGAAGtcgacgaagaagaggagaCAGCAAGCAGCCCTCTCGCTACGAATTTTGGAAATGCTTCAATCTCTGAAGCATTTAGCAAGGCTAGAGAGCCCTTACCCGGTTATAATACACATAAAAATGAGTTGGACAAGGAAACTGATGAAGAGTTGTAG